Proteins encoded together in one Anaerotignum propionicum DSM 1682 window:
- a CDS encoding S-layer homology domain-containing protein, translating to MIKKCIIFLFCLGLLFSASVTVFAEDTYQFEKIQGGYSVLTGKVEKITNGRIKLTKISDDLWSDIIGTQKANYIILDTTNFEDTEFCDGDVIRAYFQTNIMLDYRTEIDEDDYTFELLAYQRKDQEISVVEMAKFLEGIGVLNGYEDGELHLERNITRAEFTALMVKIYHTYTSKEEDEIEFPFKDIPKDHWARERIICAFANGMISGKNKDTFAPDESITIRDYIVVLLKASAKNEEQRKLLLDTAKTLGGYPDGYLKIAKGNGLIADQLPEKIASRGDIARILYNAYNHEATITYIKAAKPVIYLYPEKETDVNVKVSFMGDFTFTYPEYKDGWAVTARPDGTVISGTTEYPYLFWEGKVMNYSPEFDEGFLVSRKETVSFLEEKLKILGLNEKERTDFITYWTPQLIKNNFNIIKFDTEEYASKASLNIVPQPDSIIRVFMVYKVANGNESIKKQQLSAVERNGFVAVEWGGALEE from the coding sequence ATGATTAAAAAATGTATTATTTTTTTGTTTTGTTTAGGTTTGCTTTTTTCGGCGTCTGTTACGGTTTTTGCAGAAGATACTTATCAATTTGAAAAAATACAAGGCGGATATTCTGTACTAACGGGTAAAGTCGAAAAAATAACCAATGGAAGAATAAAGCTTACAAAAATAAGTGATGATCTTTGGAGTGATATTATTGGAACGCAAAAGGCAAACTATATTATTCTTGACACAACGAATTTTGAGGATACAGAGTTTTGTGACGGGGATGTAATAAGGGCATATTTCCAAACTAATATTATGCTTGATTATAGAACAGAAATTGACGAAGATGATTATACATTTGAGCTTTTGGCTTATCAGAGGAAAGACCAAGAAATTTCCGTTGTAGAAATGGCGAAATTCTTGGAAGGAATAGGCGTTTTGAATGGGTATGAGGACGGGGAACTACATTTGGAGCGAAATATAACCAGAGCCGAATTTACTGCACTTATGGTGAAAATTTACCATACGTATACATCAAAGGAAGAGGACGAAATTGAGTTTCCATTTAAGGATATTCCAAAAGACCATTGGGCTAGAGAGCGTATTATATGTGCATTCGCCAATGGAATGATAAGCGGAAAGAATAAAGATACCTTTGCCCCCGACGAAAGCATCACCATAAGAGATTATATTGTTGTTTTGTTGAAAGCCAGTGCAAAAAACGAAGAACAACGCAAACTTCTTTTAGACACTGCTAAGACTTTAGGCGGTTATCCTGATGGATATTTAAAAATTGCCAAGGGAAATGGGCTTATTGCAGATCAGTTACCTGAGAAAATTGCTTCCAGAGGGGATATTGCCAGAATTTTGTACAATGCCTATAATCATGAAGCAACTATCACATATATTAAGGCTGCCAAACCTGTTATATATCTTTATCCAGAAAAAGAAACCGATGTAAATGTAAAAGTTTCTTTTATGGGGGATTTTACGTTTACATATCCCGAATACAAGGACGGTTGGGCTGTAACGGCAAGACCGGATGGAACCGTGATCAGTGGTACAACGGAATATCCTTACCTTTTTTGGGAAGGAAAAGTAATGAATTATTCACCCGAATTTGATGAAGGGTTTTTAGTTAGTAGAAAAGAAACGGTTTCTTTTTTAGAGGAAAAATTGAAAATACTAGGTCTCAATGAAAAAGAACGGACAGATTTTATTACATATTGGACACCCCAACTAATAAAAAATAATTTTAATATCATTAAATTTGATACAGAGGAATATGCTTCGAAAGCTTCTCTTAACATTGTACCTCAACCTGATAGTATAATTAGGGTATTTATGGTATATAAAGTTGCAAATGGAAATGAGAGCATAAAGAAACAGCAATTAAGTGCGGTTGAAAGAAATGGATTTGTTGCTGTTGAATGGGGTGGAGCTTTAGAAGAATAA
- a CDS encoding tyrosine-type recombinase/integrase, whose translation MTNEEVYVRAYEEIKLRGLSPHTVEEYLGKLTLFLRYFDNRPIETMGENEIREFLLYQLDSGKSSGTVNIYNSALRFIFGAVLGRNLNYQLIPRRRQYRPLPSIMTKSEIVLFFSTIDNLRDKAIFETVYGAGLRISEVARLRVQDINSEQMRIFVSHGGKERYTLLSQRNLELLREYWKHYRPSHPDGYLFYSRGRKNNIMTTRAIQDAFHRHCKNANLPNTFTVHTLRHCFATHLLESGAEVCCIKELLGHTFIQTTSFYLHLSNTNQLVQSPLDTLPKKRGRKSKVKSNA comes from the coding sequence ATGACTAATGAAGAAGTTTATGTACGGGCTTATGAAGAAATCAAACTAAGAGGTCTATCGCCACACACCGTTGAAGAGTACCTGGGGAAACTAACTTTATTTCTCAGATACTTTGACAACCGTCCCATTGAGACAATGGGTGAAAATGAGATCCGTGAGTTTCTTCTCTACCAACTGGATTCAGGTAAATCATCTGGGACAGTAAACATCTACAATAGTGCCTTGCGTTTTATTTTTGGTGCCGTGTTAGGGCGAAACCTTAATTATCAGCTCATTCCCAGACGTCGCCAATATCGTCCCTTGCCATCCATCATGACCAAAAGTGAAATCGTACTGTTCTTTTCTACTATTGATAATCTTCGGGATAAAGCAATCTTTGAAACTGTATACGGTGCAGGATTGCGCATATCAGAGGTAGCTCGACTACGTGTTCAAGATATAAACAGTGAGCAGATGCGCATCTTTGTCTCTCATGGAGGAAAAGAACGGTACACACTCCTTTCTCAACGAAATCTTGAGCTTTTACGAGAGTATTGGAAGCACTATCGTCCCAGCCATCCAGATGGATATCTATTTTATTCCAGAGGAAGAAAGAATAACATCATGACCACAAGGGCAATTCAAGATGCATTCCATAGACACTGTAAAAATGCCAATCTCCCCAATACATTTACTGTTCATACATTACGGCATTGCTTCGCTACACATCTACTGGAATCCGGCGCAGAAGTATGTTGCATCAAAGAGTTGCTAGGACATACCTTTATCCAAACCACATCATTTTATCTGCATTTAAGCAATACCAATCAGTTGGTTCAAAGCCCATTAGACACGCTACCCAAAAAGCGTGGACGCAAATCAAAGGTAAAGTCCAATGCCTGA
- a CDS encoding IS91 family transposase: MPEVQDIFLQHGENYRRKHQMSIVQHKAMNAIQNCRTARLGGHMDKCPSCNYEKPSYNSCRNRHCPKCQTLSKERWIDARKADLLNIGYFHVVFTVPQELNWLIYNNQRACYNLMFRCVAETLQELSHDKKYLGASIGLTAILHTWGQNLCFHPHIHGIDSFRWINYFR; this comes from the coding sequence ATGCCTGAGGTGCAAGATATTTTCTTACAGCACGGAGAAAATTATCGCAGAAAACATCAAATGTCTATTGTTCAGCACAAAGCTATGAATGCAATTCAGAATTGTAGAACTGCTCGACTTGGCGGGCATATGGATAAATGTCCATCTTGTAACTATGAAAAACCATCCTACAATTCCTGTCGCAACCGACATTGTCCGAAATGTCAAACCCTTTCCAAGGAACGTTGGATTGATGCACGGAAAGCAGATTTATTAAACATCGGTTATTTTCATGTTGTGTTTACTGTTCCACAAGAACTGAACTGGCTAATCTACAATAATCAGCGTGCTTGCTACAATCTGATGTTTCGGTGTGTTGCAGAAACACTGCAAGAGCTATCCCATGACAAAAAATATTTAGGTGCATCTATTGGGCTTACAGCCATACTTCACACTTGGGGTCAGAATCTTTGCTTTCATCCACACATACATGGTATTGATTCCTTCCGGTGGATTAACTACTTTAGGTAA
- a CDS encoding transposase encodes MVLIPSGGLTTLGKWQPSRKKFFLPVRVLSRKFRGKFLALLKLQIPEIEQNLLDMCYQKNGLFIVNHRLKMPLVLLIILAVILTG; translated from the coding sequence ATGGTATTGATTCCTTCCGGTGGATTAACTACTTTAGGTAAATGGCAACCTTCACGTAAAAAGTTTTTTCTGCCGGTACGGGTTCTTTCGCGTAAATTTCGAGGGAAGTTTCTGGCGTTGCTAAAGCTCCAAATACCTGAAATAGAACAAAACCTATTGGATATGTGCTACCAAAAGAATGGGTTGTTTATTGTAAACCACCGTTTAAAGATGCCCCTTGTGTTGTTGATTATCTTGGCCGTTATACTCACCGGGTAG
- a CDS encoding IS91 family transposase has product MLPKEWVVYCKPPFKDAPCVVDYLGRYTHRVAISNNRILKLENDTVTFKWRDYRDNSRWKEMVLNIDEFIRRFLMHILPQGFMKIRHYGFLSSRGKQKKLRI; this is encoded by the coding sequence GTGCTACCAAAAGAATGGGTTGTTTATTGTAAACCACCGTTTAAAGATGCCCCTTGTGTTGTTGATTATCTTGGCCGTTATACTCACCGGGTAGCGATTTCTAACAATCGTATTCTCAAATTAGAAAACGACACTGTTACCTTTAAATGGCGGGATTATCGCGACAACAGTCGTTGGAAAGAGATGGTGCTAAATATTGACGAGTTTATAAGACGCTTTCTTATGCATATCTTACCACAAGGTTTTATGAAGATACGGCACTACGGGTTTCTCTCCAGTCGAGGCAAACAGAAGAAACTGCGAATATGA
- a CDS encoding DUF4275 family protein: MESIALKIVNNNGLRKLEKEIDQLKDSTERDVRERLLDAIWDKIYEYDAHILDYEYKQHIIELSKRGLEFVPVEKNPVVANWDEVFTSAVSEETKKHAKHYNDQYKWHLFSFDLLDALKLDAAREIFDTIEKDAVYLFFQYAEECYFVKNASLLKAKDLDFDSDMSKADIYVFDPVGKWTYVKTHEDSCGPYFYSIN; encoded by the coding sequence GTGGAAAGTATTGCTCTTAAAATAGTTAATAATAATGGATTGAGAAAATTGGAAAAAGAAATTGACCAGCTCAAGGATTCAACAGAAAGAGATGTCAGAGAGCGATTGCTTGATGCTATCTGGGATAAAATATACGAATATGATGCACATATACTTGATTATGAATATAAACAACATATTATTGAGCTATCTAAGCGAGGGTTAGAATTTGTTCCAGTTGAAAAGAATCCTGTGGTAGCGAATTGGGATGAAGTATTTACATCAGCGGTTTCAGAAGAAACAAAGAAGCATGCAAAACACTATAATGACCAATATAAATGGCATCTCTTTAGCTTTGATTTACTAGATGCCTTAAAATTGGACGCTGCAAGAGAGATTTTTGATACAATAGAAAAAGATGCAGTCTATTTATTTTTTCAGTATGCAGAGGAATGTTATTTTGTAAAGAATGCTTCTTTGCTTAAAGCAAAAGACTTAGACTTTGATAGTGATATGAGTAAGGCGGACATATATGTTTTTGATCCAGTAGGAAAATGGACATATGTAAAGACACACGAGGATTCATGTGGACCATATTTCTACAGTATTAATTGA
- a CDS encoding helix-turn-helix domain-containing protein → MKNLNILLFLGCCVIGVCVIISGAIIAYKLPETESFPNNISVSTTDAEPEFKDFLSEYEVAAYFSVNNDDVTKLIQSGEITPFGTKFGDSYVFSKDALEDWMNGRISQGK, encoded by the coding sequence ATGAAAAATCTTAATATTTTGTTGTTTTTAGGTTGCTGTGTAATTGGCGTTTGTGTCATTATCTCAGGCGCAATAATTGCATATAAACTTCCTGAAACAGAAAGTTTTCCGAACAATATTTCTGTTTCGACAACGGATGCAGAACCTGAATTTAAAGATTTTCTTTCTGAATACGAAGTTGCTGCTTATTTTAGCGTAAACAATGACGATGTGACAAAACTTATTCAGTCAGGTGAAATAACTCCTTTCGGTACAAAATTTGGAGATTCATATGTGTTTAGTAAAGATGCTTTAGAAGATTGGATGAATGGTAGAATATCCCAAGGAAAGTGA
- the ltrA gene encoding group II intron reverse transcriptase/maturase, producing METKLERISQLSRENPDMVFTSIGHLIDKELLRQCHTDMDGKKAVGIDGVTKEMYGANLEENLDKLVESLRRKSYKPQPARRVEIPKDNGKTRPLSIYCYRDKLVQEALKRVLEAVFEPHFYDEMMGFRPKRRCHMAIKKLNVMIEMCYTNYILDADIKGFFDHLDHEWIVKFVESRVKDPNIIRLVRRMLKAGIMKDFQYEESEEGSGQGSICSPILANIYMHYVLVWWFKERIQPNMKGFCGLVVYADDFVVCFQYKHEAEEFYTRLKHRMGHFGLELEESKSRLIKFGRFAEADCKREGTKPETFTFLGFTHYCSKGRNGKFRVKRRTSRKKFRKKCKEINQLLKGELRFLPVKEIIKKLNQILVGYYHYYGITDNGPSLDRFRFKVIDMLFYWLNRRSHRESYTWKGLEEMLKVFPIAYGKVYVNVYG from the coding sequence ATGGAAACGAAATTGGAGAGAATATCACAGTTATCAAGAGAAAATCCGGATATGGTGTTCACGTCTATAGGACATCTGATAGACAAGGAACTGCTTAGGCAGTGCCATACGGACATGGATGGAAAGAAAGCTGTTGGCATCGACGGAGTTACAAAGGAGATGTACGGAGCGAATCTTGAAGAAAACCTGGATAAACTTGTGGAAAGTCTGAGACGGAAATCCTATAAGCCACAGCCTGCAAGGCGGGTGGAAATACCAAAGGACAACGGCAAGACGAGACCACTCAGTATCTACTGCTACAGGGATAAGTTAGTGCAGGAGGCGTTGAAAAGAGTACTCGAGGCTGTTTTCGAACCTCACTTCTACGATGAAATGATGGGCTTTCGCCCAAAACGTAGATGTCACATGGCAATTAAGAAATTAAATGTGATGATTGAGATGTGTTACACGAATTATATCCTTGATGCAGATATTAAAGGGTTCTTTGACCATTTAGACCATGAATGGATAGTTAAGTTCGTAGAATCAAGAGTCAAAGACCCTAACATCATTAGGCTGGTTAGAAGAATGCTGAAGGCAGGAATCATGAAGGATTTTCAGTATGAGGAGTCCGAAGAGGGTAGTGGACAGGGTTCTATTTGTTCACCTATACTCGCAAACATCTACATGCACTATGTACTTGTATGGTGGTTCAAGGAGAGGATACAGCCGAACATGAAGGGTTTCTGCGGATTAGTGGTGTATGCAGACGACTTTGTAGTCTGTTTTCAATACAAGCACGAAGCAGAAGAGTTCTACACGAGACTAAAACACAGGATGGGGCACTTTGGACTGGAGCTTGAGGAAAGTAAGAGCAGGCTGATTAAATTTGGGCGTTTCGCCGAAGCAGATTGCAAGCGAGAAGGAACAAAGCCAGAAACTTTTACCTTTCTCGGTTTCACACACTACTGTTCCAAAGGTAGGAACGGAAAGTTCAGAGTGAAGAGGAGAACCAGCAGGAAGAAATTCAGAAAGAAATGCAAAGAGATAAACCAACTTCTAAAGGGAGAACTTAGATTTCTACCAGTGAAGGAAATCATAAAGAAGCTGAACCAAATACTTGTTGGTTATTACCATTACTACGGGATTACTGATAACGGACCAAGCCTTGACAGATTTAGATTCAAAGTGATAGATATGTTGTTCTATTGGCTTAATCGAAGAAGTCATAGGGAAAGCTATACGTGGAAAGGACTTGAAGAGATGCTCAAAGTGTTCCCGATAGCCTATGGCAAGGTCTATGTCAATGTCTATGGATAA
- a CDS encoding RNA-binding domain-containing protein, translating into MKLYESETVELKEIYTSDLKKEIVAFANTYGGTIYIGVQDSGHIIGVDNADFVMQQISNSIRDSVRPDVSMFVNIGLLQEDKKFFIKVTVSQGTKKPYYLSDKGLKPTGVYVRSGTTSAPASEDAIRMMIKMADGDSFEENRSLVQELTFNKLEEELQKRDLEFTEVQMKNLGILSPDDIYTNMGLLVSDQCKHSIKFAVFQGIDKLVFRDRKEFTGSLFTQLTDAYRTIDFYNGTKATFHDLFRTDERDYPEDAVREALLNAIVHRDYSFSGSTFINLYSDRLEMISLGGLVSGLSLEAAMLGASQPRNEKLAALFYRMKLIEAYGTGISKIISCYKGLTVQPKFENVEGAFRVVLPNIHAKVLSAEEQKYLPVLRLFEKQKEITRSDVEEALGSGTTHAINILKEMLDKDLIRKVGNGRLTRYVQK; encoded by the coding sequence ATGAAGCTATATGAAAGTGAAACGGTTGAATTGAAAGAAATCTATACCTCTGATTTAAAGAAAGAGATTGTTGCCTTTGCGAATACATATGGTGGGACAATCTATATTGGCGTACAGGATAGTGGACATATCATTGGTGTTGATAATGCTGATTTTGTAATGCAACAAATCTCCAACTCCATAAGAGATAGTGTCAGACCTGATGTTTCCATGTTTGTTAACATTGGATTGTTACAAGAAGATAAGAAGTTTTTTATTAAAGTGACCGTAAGCCAAGGCACAAAAAAGCCTTATTACCTATCAGATAAAGGACTGAAACCAACAGGTGTATATGTTAGAAGTGGAACAACATCTGCCCCAGCATCTGAAGATGCTATCCGTATGATGATAAAAATGGCAGATGGCGATTCATTTGAGGAAAATCGTTCTCTAGTTCAGGAGCTGACTTTTAATAAATTAGAAGAGGAATTGCAAAAAAGAGACTTAGAATTTACAGAAGTTCAAATGAAGAATTTAGGTATTCTTTCTCCTGATGATATTTATACAAATATGGGGTTGCTTGTTTCAGATCAATGCAAACACTCAATCAAATTTGCAGTTTTCCAAGGAATAGATAAGTTAGTGTTTAGGGATAGAAAAGAGTTTACCGGTTCCCTATTTACTCAGCTTACAGATGCCTATAGAACCATTGACTTTTATAATGGTACAAAAGCGACCTTCCATGATTTGTTTCGTACAGATGAGAGAGATTATCCGGAAGATGCAGTTCGTGAAGCATTGCTGAATGCTATCGTGCATAGGGATTATTCATTTAGTGGCAGCACATTTATAAACCTCTATTCCGACCGTTTAGAGATGATATCTTTAGGCGGATTGGTATCTGGGTTATCATTAGAGGCAGCTATGCTGGGAGCATCACAACCCAGAAATGAAAAACTGGCAGCTCTATTTTATAGAATGAAGCTAATTGAGGCATATGGAACAGGTATTAGCAAAATCATTAGTTGCTACAAGGGGTTAACAGTACAGCCTAAGTTTGAAAATGTAGAAGGGGCATTTAGAGTAGTTCTACCTAATATACATGCCAAAGTATTAAGTGCAGAAGAACAAAAGTACTTACCGGTACTCAGATTGTTTGAAAAGCAAAAAGAAATCACTCGTTCTGATGTTGAAGAAGCCTTGGGCAGTGGTACGACTCACGCAATTAATATTCTTAAAGAAATGTTAGATAAGGATTTAATTCGTAAGGTTGGAAATGGCAGATTGACGAGATATGTGCAGAAGTAA
- a CDS encoding S-layer homology domain-containing protein, protein MYQRAMGITKLVGSDENRNQSYTDYSQVSDWAKTNVKNVLAAHVFNGTTATMISPKANLTYAEAEAVRNLLIESKLISE, encoded by the coding sequence ATGTACCAAAGAGCAATGGGAATTACGAAGCTTGTAGGAAGTGATGAAAACAGAAACCAAAGTTACACCGATTACAGCCAAGTAAGTGATTGGGCAAAAACAAATGTTAAGAATGTATTAGCGGCTCATGTATTTAATGGCACAACAGCAACAATGATATCGCCTAAAGCGAATTTGACTTATGCAGAAGCAGAGGCTGTAAGAAATTTGTTAATTGAGTCAAAATTAATTAGTGAGTAG
- a CDS encoding SMI1/KNR4 family protein: protein MGLKMSIEYVHEIINKIKNKKLYLEGGMEENETPTSIATEEMIKEAEDYCKIKLPESFRTFLKEFSNGNIYMYGVEPMVGVGLEHIMCSLMNCGNSLGLLSIKDFDKECYIVPQDKLVKINQLVPFTFGNADQLSLDHWVFICDREYPNNEYPVGYITQSSHNIVYALESFEKWLEIFWEGNKDIDGEYQAVISILFPDYRSLIDLLDARTKEELISIYPQIIEKNKDNLIKYGVYQK from the coding sequence TTGGGGCTGAAAATGAGTATTGAATATGTACATGAAATCATAAATAAAATTAAAAATAAAAAATTATACTTAGAAGGGGGGATGGAGGAGAATGAAACACCTACTTCTATTGCCACAGAAGAAATGATAAAAGAGGCAGAAGATTATTGCAAAATAAAACTACCTGAAAGCTTTAGAACATTTCTGAAAGAATTTTCTAATGGCAATATATATATGTATGGAGTTGAGCCAATGGTAGGTGTAGGTTTAGAACATATTATGTGTTCTTTAATGAATTGTGGCAATTCTTTGGGCTTGCTCAGCATTAAAGATTTTGATAAAGAGTGTTATATAGTTCCGCAAGATAAACTTGTAAAGATTAATCAATTAGTCCCATTTACTTTTGGAAATGCAGACCAATTATCATTAGACCATTGGGTTTTTATATGTGATAGAGAATATCCCAATAATGAATATCCTGTGGGCTATATTACCCAGAGCTCTCACAACATTGTATATGCTTTGGAAAGCTTTGAAAAATGGCTTGAAATATTCTGGGAGGGGAATAAAGATATTGATGGAGAGTATCAAGCTGTAATTAGTATACTCTTTCCTGATTATCGTAGTTTGATAGATTTGTTGGATGCCAGAACAAAAGAAGAACTTATTTCAATATATCCGCAGATTATAGAAAAGAATAAAGATAATTTAATAAAATACGGCGTATATCAAAAGTGA
- a CDS encoding sensor histidine kinase → MSILWIGWELFINLLEEGMFCYLLTKALGYKKDKVVRLYLGFFLLIIFTTILNVAVQHTNIVIFLLLVADIIFSTVCFESNYSSRFFWGCSASVIGILSNTVVFSMVSFFTNYDLNTLTVPSTIRIQMTLIYLVVCSVFYFTIIELSCKKAILLPRVLQIVLFILLSLGIVASDMLIELSLSIPGNQITTKLGFIGVVYLSVLLGCVFLFEVLGDYFHKNSALRLQLREASLLENHLENIQASMKTLRQWKHDYHHHTQAMQMLLENQQYSELNTYLAQFNSDFTNLTSMVSTGNLTLDAILSSKILIAKSHGIAVEQAIFLPEKLSIPQTDLCIVLGNLLDNAIEACNKPNQQQPPYINITIKIHKGMLYFKVVNSSNGIYLFDNKKLISTKKQPEHGYGFHNINKIVENYGGFFNYEPENSSFAATIMIPFQREEEEK, encoded by the coding sequence ATGTCAATTTTATGGATTGGATGGGAATTATTCATTAACCTTCTTGAAGAAGGTATGTTTTGCTATTTACTAACAAAGGCACTTGGATATAAAAAAGATAAAGTCGTAAGACTTTATCTTGGTTTTTTTCTTTTAATTATTTTTACTACAATTTTAAACGTTGCAGTCCAACACACAAATATTGTAATCTTCTTGCTTTTGGTAGCCGACATTATCTTTTCAACTGTTTGTTTTGAATCTAATTATAGTTCTCGGTTTTTTTGGGGGTGCTCCGCATCTGTCATTGGAATTCTTTCAAACACAGTTGTTTTTTCTATGGTATCTTTTTTTACAAACTATGATTTAAATACACTGACAGTTCCATCAACTATCCGCATTCAAATGACTTTGATTTATCTGGTGGTTTGTTCTGTTTTTTACTTTACTATAATTGAACTTTCCTGTAAAAAAGCAATTTTATTACCGCGAGTATTACAAATTGTATTATTTATACTATTATCTCTTGGTATTGTTGCATCTGATATGCTTATTGAACTATCTCTATCTATTCCTGGAAACCAAATAACTACTAAGCTTGGCTTTATCGGCGTTGTATATTTATCTGTTTTGTTAGGATGTGTATTTTTATTCGAAGTATTAGGTGATTATTTCCATAAAAATTCTGCCCTTAGATTGCAACTGCGAGAAGCAAGCCTTCTGGAAAATCACTTAGAAAATATTCAGGCTTCTATGAAAACACTACGTCAATGGAAACACGACTATCATCATCACACACAGGCTATGCAAATGCTTTTAGAAAACCAGCAATATTCTGAGTTAAATACATATTTGGCGCAGTTTAACTCTGATTTTACAAATTTAACTTCTATGGTTTCAACAGGAAATCTTACTTTAGATGCAATACTCTCTAGTAAAATCCTTATAGCAAAATCCCACGGCATTGCTGTGGAACAAGCTATTTTTTTACCTGAAAAGCTTTCCATACCACAAACAGACTTATGTATTGTCTTAGGAAATTTATTGGATAATGCCATAGAGGCTTGCAATAAACCAAACCAACAACAACCACCTTATATCAATATCACAATTAAGATACATAAAGGCATGCTTTATTTTAAAGTAGTTAATAGTTCGAATGGCATTTACCTTTTTGACAATAAAAAACTTATCAGCACGAAAAAACAACCTGAACATGGATATGGTTTTCATAACATCAATAAAATTGTTGAGAATTACGGTGGTTTTTTCAATTATGAGCCTGAAAACAGTTCTTTTGCAGCTACTATCATGATCCCCTTTCAACGTGAGGAGGAAGAGAAATGA
- a CDS encoding LytR/AlgR family response regulator transcription factor: MNIYIAVVEDELIYAEQLDKTLNHWAKQLNCTLSLVHFKSASDFLKTDFNLYDVAFLDIQLDETMDGLSLAQSLRKNEYQGSIVFLTSYKEYVFQGYDVQALHYLLKPVQEQDIKKCMNMVYQLTKQKNYIIQNNNQTIKIPYHQIFYFSSANHYIDIYTLETTYSHKAKVADMISHLPYHFTQCHRSILVNLNHVEKIVKNEIFLSNGATLPISNTYLEHVRKAFLDTIL, encoded by the coding sequence ATGAATATTTACATTGCTGTTGTTGAAGATGAACTTATATATGCGGAGCAGTTAGATAAAACCTTAAACCATTGGGCGAAACAACTGAATTGCACGCTTTCTTTGGTGCATTTTAAAAGTGCATCTGACTTTTTGAAAACTGATTTTAATCTGTATGACGTGGCTTTTTTAGATATTCAATTAGACGAAACAATGGACGGATTATCTTTGGCTCAAAGTCTGCGTAAAAACGAATATCAAGGTTCCATCGTATTCTTGACGAGCTATAAAGAATATGTTTTTCAGGGGTATGATGTTCAAGCTCTGCACTATCTACTGAAACCTGTACAAGAACAAGACATCAAAAAATGCATGAATATGGTCTATCAATTGACTAAACAAAAAAACTATATTATTCAAAATAACAATCAGACAATAAAAATTCCGTATCATCAGATTTTTTATTTCTCCAGCGCAAACCATTACATAGATATCTATACATTGGAGACAACCTATTCTCATAAAGCAAAAGTGGCAGATATGATCAGTCATCTTCCTTATCACTTCACCCAGTGTCATCGTTCAATTTTAGTAAATTTGAACCATGTAGAGAAAATTGTGAAGAATGAAATATTTCTTTCTAATGGCGCAACGCTACCCATTAGCAATACTTACCTTGAACATGTAAGAAAGGCTTTTTTAGACACTATTTTATGA